Genomic DNA from Chitinivibrionia bacterium:
ACCATAATTACGCGGCTTCCGCTGATAACCAAATTTCCGTTATCCAAAACCTCGTCGATGTTTACGGTTACGCGGGCAACCAAGTTTCCGCGGCGCGTTGTTGCTCCGCTACCGTCGAACTCTGTGCCGAGGTCGCCGCCTGCTTCAAACATAGGAATACGTCTGAGCGAGCCTCTTCCTTGGCTGTTGTTAATCCCGAACGAATTCCTCTTTTTGGTATTCGTTGAACTTGTTGTGTTTGCTTGCGCGTTCTCTTGAACAAGAACCGTGAGCAGGTCTCCGTGTCGCATCGCCCGTCTGTCTGTGTAGAGCGATTGCATTCTTGCCGCGCTGACCGAAGTCGCGAATACGGCAATTGCCATTAAAATAAGAAAATTTTTCATATTGTCCCTCCCCGAACAATTTCAACCACGCCGGGCTGAATAATTCTACCTCTTATTAGTTTATTACTG
This window encodes:
- a CDS encoding flagellar basal body L-ring protein FlgH, whose product is MKNFLILMAIAVFATSVSAARMQSLYTDRRAMRHGDLLTVLVQENAQANTTSSTNTKKRNSFGINNSQGRGSLRRIPMFEAGGDLGTEFDGSGATTRRGNLVARVTVNIDEVLDNGNLVISGSRVIMVNEEKEIISVSGIVRPQDIGSDNTILSQNIANAEIKYSGQGSASSAQRPGPIARFFNWLF